The Mesomycoplasma ovipneumoniae genome window below encodes:
- a CDS encoding MurR/RpiR family transcriptional regulator, protein MNDLLWFSKQNHNFIDKEIAKFLISNITKIMTLKLSIIAKNANCSTASVIKFCKKLGFKGLKDLLPALDRNYSYMQIQKSRFSNNKIASKNTTVSLYHSLISKNLDNLYKINHDSIIKFVALLKKVRHIIFFGKGSNLEIIQIFANYLSKLQYYVDYHYDFEVQQKWVEKSVDFSVCVFFSFSGMHLEIDRLVQTMKSKNCNIISFTSNYESNLFKQSSISFLTFKNEDVLEKHTSARIAFIYLIMQIINLLKN, encoded by the coding sequence ATGAATGATTTACTGTGGTTTTCTAAGCAAAATCATAATTTTATTGATAAGGAAATTGCTAAATTTTTGATTTCAAATATCACCAAAATTATGACTTTAAAATTAAGTATAATTGCTAAAAATGCTAATTGTTCAACAGCTTCGGTAATAAAATTTTGCAAAAAACTCGGTTTTAAAGGGCTAAAAGATCTATTGCCAGCGCTTGACCGTAATTATTCTTATATGCAAATTCAAAAAAGTCGTTTTTCGAACAACAAAATTGCCAGCAAAAATACAACAGTTAGCCTATATCATTCTCTTATTAGTAAAAATCTCGATAATCTTTATAAGATAAACCATGATTCTATTATAAAATTTGTTGCCTTGTTAAAGAAGGTGCGGCATATTATATTTTTTGGTAAAGGATCAAATTTAGAAATAATTCAGATTTTTGCTAATTATTTATCGAAATTACAATATTATGTCGATTATCATTATGACTTTGAAGTTCAGCAGAAATGAGTAGAAAAATCTGTTGATTTTAGTGTTTGCGTTTTCTTTAGTTTTTCTGGTATGCATTTAGAGATAGATCGATTAGTTCAAACAATGAAATCTAAAAATTGCAATATTATTTCCTTTACTTCAAATTATGAGAGTAATTTATTCAAGCAATCCTCAATTAGTTTCTTAACTTTCAAAAATGAGGACGTTCTTGAAAAGCACACTTCAGCACGAATTGCTTTTATTTATTTGATAATGCAAATTATTAATTTACTTAAAAATTAG
- a CDS encoding Eco57I restriction-modification methylase domain-containing protein, with the protein MHENVSQKLNGQVFTPDLLVDLILDQAGYKENILKKHIIDNSCGNGQFLVKIIERYCKAFFRENSNLKSLKHQLETYIHGIDIDEKHVKNAIFRANLVVQNYKIEGVNWDFKAKNTLEIEHFNGKMDFVVGNPPYIRIHNLNNNKSLKNFNFSTIGMTDIYLAFYEIGIKMLSENGILSYVSPSSFFTSKAGSIFREFLYKNKIIKSVVDHKHHQFFKATTYTTIFTIDKSARNQTVDYFNFDDKTNSIFLVSKLEYEQFYLDNKFYFSTPEKLTFLKEIIYDKKKTDISVKNGLATLADSVFIGDFNFNSEYILPVLKASNGKWAKIIFPYNIKNFQIITDSELKQQLEIFEHLSFFKEKLQKRSFDHSNKNFWYSFGRRQAISDTDKERLVLNSLVKENKPLKISLIQKNTCIYSGFYIISEKIDYKSIAEKLQSEVFLDFVELLGKYKNGGYYTFSTKDVKKYLDFMLGV; encoded by the coding sequence ATGCATGAGAATGTTAGTCAAAAATTAAATGGGCAAGTTTTTACACCAGATTTATTGGTTGACCTTATTTTAGATCAAGCTGGTTACAAAGAAAACATACTTAAAAAACATATTATCGATAATAGTTGCGGTAATGGTCAATTTTTAGTTAAAATTATTGAACGTTATTGCAAGGCTTTTTTTAGAGAAAATTCGAATTTAAAATCGCTTAAGCATCAATTAGAAACTTATATTCATGGCATTGATATTGATGAAAAACATGTGAAAAATGCTATTTTCCGTGCAAATTTGGTTGTTCAAAATTATAAAATTGAAGGAGTAAACTGAGATTTTAAAGCTAAAAATACCCTTGAAATTGAACATTTTAACGGAAAAATGGATTTTGTTGTAGGAAATCCACCTTATATTCGCATTCATAATTTAAATAATAATAAATCGTTGAAAAATTTTAATTTTTCAACGATTGGCATGACAGATATTTACCTTGCTTTTTATGAAATTGGTATTAAAATGTTAAGTGAAAATGGAATTTTATCTTATGTTAGTCCGTCTTCATTTTTTACATCTAAAGCAGGCTCAATTTTTCGGGAATTTTTATACAAAAATAAAATCATAAAATCAGTTGTTGACCATAAACATCATCAATTTTTTAAAGCAACAACTTATACAACAATTTTCACAATTGACAAATCAGCCAGAAATCAAACGGTTGATTATTTTAATTTTGATGATAAAACAAATTCAATTTTTCTTGTTTCTAAACTAGAATATGAGCAATTTTATTTAGATAATAAATTTTATTTTTCAACTCCAGAAAAGCTAACTTTTCTAAAGGAAATTATTTATGACAAGAAAAAAACTGATATTAGTGTCAAAAATGGTTTAGCAACTTTGGCTGATTCAGTTTTTATTGGTGATTTTAACTTTAATTCCGAATATATTTTGCCCGTTTTAAAAGCATCAAATGGAAAATGGGCAAAAATCATTTTTCCGTATAATATCAAAAATTTCCAAATTATTACAGATTCTGAATTAAAACAGCAACTAGAAATTTTTGAGCACCTTAGTTTTTTTAAAGAAAAACTTCAAAAACGTAGCTTTGACCATTCAAATAAAAATTTTTGATATAGTTTTGGACGAAGACAAGCTATTTCAGACACTGATAAGGAAAGGTTAGTTTTAAATTCATTAGTCAAAGAAAACAAGCCCTTAAAAATAAGTTTAATCCAAAAAAACACCTGTATTTATAGTGGTTTTTACATTATAAGCGAAAAAATTGACTATAAATCAATTGCTGAAAAATTGCAAAGTGAAGTTTTTCTTGACTTCGTAGAATTATTAGGAAAATACAAAAATGGTGGTTATTATACTTTTTCAACAAAAGATGTTAAAAAATATTTAGACTTTATGCTTGGGGTGTAA
- a CDS encoding MSC_0882 family membrane protein encodes MKKRQNFNNSNYHKRPSFTNSAYRDSRHYKNVQNRPDSQENFDDSDEYFAQKKYYRPEHKSPQSYSNHLIEENYYQAMEQKTLQQEANAFISKEVRKIFGLELFFLPLKALFWFLAFLAILIVSLLWVYEYIPSWNYEQKYLPLLIIPGIIGAIIIFLFVKTLLDYRAIKKSVEYFRSQLRNNSHRLEMPPMIPWLVKKLNQKEVNAIWLGAFSLLGTAILGLVYWITLKYYPEKNIQFSTEFIISMVSTGGFFILMLVYDLTLRRRLSNIEAIFGHVYRKNINIESIRFRRHMLWAIFTVVIFLILRKIAKRKKIIT; translated from the coding sequence ATGAAAAAAAGACAAAACTTTAATAACAGCAACTACCATAAACGACCTAGTTTTACAAATTCAGCCTATCGTGACTCAAGGCACTATAAAAACGTGCAAAATCGTCCTGATAGTCAAGAAAATTTTGATGATTCAGATGAATATTTTGCCCAAAAAAAATATTATCGCCCTGAACATAAAAGTCCTCAAAGTTACTCAAACCATTTAATTGAAGAAAATTATTATCAAGCAATGGAGCAAAAAACTCTTCAACAAGAGGCAAATGCTTTTATTTCAAAAGAAGTGAGAAAAATTTTTGGGCTAGAATTATTTTTTTTACCACTAAAGGCACTTTTTTGATTCTTAGCTTTTTTAGCAATACTAATTGTTTCATTACTTTGAGTTTATGAGTATATTCCAAGTTGAAATTATGAGCAAAAATATTTACCACTTTTGATAATTCCCGGAATTATCGGCGCAATTATAATATTTTTATTTGTAAAAACCTTGTTAGACTATCGGGCAATTAAAAAATCAGTTGAATATTTCCGCTCACAGCTCAGAAATAATTCTCACAGACTTGAAATGCCGCCAATGATTCCTTGATTAGTTAAAAAACTGAATCAAAAAGAGGTAAATGCAATTTGACTAGGTGCTTTTAGTTTGCTTGGGACAGCGATTTTAGGTTTAGTTTATTGAATTACTTTAAAATATTATCCAGAAAAAAATATTCAATTTTCAACCGAATTTATTATAAGTATGGTCTCAACTGGCGGATTTTTTATTTTAATGCTTGTTTATGACTTAACACTTCGTCGGCGTTTATCAAATATTGAAGCAATTTTTGGTCATGTTTACCGTAAAAATATTAATATTGAATCAATCCGTTTTCGTCGCCATATGCTTTGAGCAATTTTCACAGTAGTTATTTTCCTAATTTTAAGAAAAATTGCCAAACGTAAAAAAATAATTACTTAA
- the lepA gene encoding translation elongation factor 4 — protein MENTKIRNFAIIAHIDHGKSTLADRILEFTNTVSKRELKDQHLDSMDLEKERGITIKLNAVQIRYNSYIFHLIDTPGHVDFTYEVSRSLAATEGALLLVDASQGIQAQTLANVYLALENNLEIIPIINKIDLPSANVEKVKQEIESTIGISAQNAILISAKNGIGIENVLEAIVKYIPPPKYSSEKDPLKALVFDSYFDIYRGVVIFVRVVTGKISVGNTFKFMANNLKFSVIELGISNPNQVKKNDLVAGEVGWIAASIRNAKDVNVGDTITLLENPASSPLPGYKKMVPVMYTGFYPIDSQQYNLLKDSLEKISLSDSSIIYEPESSKALGFGFRIGFLGLLHMEILQERLEREFNVGIIATAPSVEFEITRTNGEIQKISNPSLFPEPNFISEIREPYILAKIFLPDEFLGAIMGLCQDRRGIYVDLEYIDDFRRRLIYKLPLVEVIFDFFDRLKSLSKGYASFEYELIGLQPSKLVKLDILLNGQKIDALSMIVHKDFSYPKARDLTQKLKEIIPRHSFEVPVQAVIGSKVIARETIKAYRKDVTAKLYGGDVTRRKKLLEKQKAGKKRMKSFGVVDVPQEAFLAILKTNINEK, from the coding sequence ATGGAAAATACAAAAATTCGCAATTTTGCAATAATTGCTCATATTGATCACGGAAAATCCACACTAGCCGACCGAATTCTTGAGTTTACAAACACAGTTTCAAAGCGTGAATTAAAAGATCAGCATCTTGATTCGATGGACCTTGAAAAAGAACGAGGGATCACAATCAAACTAAATGCTGTTCAAATTCGTTATAATTCTTATATTTTTCACCTAATTGACACCCCAGGACATGTCGATTTTACTTATGAAGTTTCTCGATCACTTGCTGCAACCGAAGGTGCGTTGCTTTTAGTTGATGCAAGTCAAGGAATTCAAGCCCAAACTTTAGCCAACGTTTATTTAGCGCTTGAAAACAATTTAGAAATAATTCCAATTATAAATAAAATTGACTTGCCTTCGGCAAATGTTGAAAAAGTTAAGCAAGAAATTGAGTCAACAATTGGAATTTCAGCTCAAAATGCAATTCTCATTTCGGCAAAAAACGGCATTGGGATTGAAAATGTTCTTGAGGCAATTGTAAAATATATCCCGCCTCCTAAATATTCAAGCGAAAAAGATCCTTTAAAAGCTTTGGTTTTTGATTCTTATTTTGATATTTATCGTGGTGTTGTAATTTTTGTTCGTGTTGTAACTGGAAAAATTAGTGTCGGAAATACTTTTAAATTTATGGCTAATAATTTAAAATTTTCCGTAATTGAGCTAGGAATTTCTAATCCAAATCAGGTTAAAAAGAATGACTTAGTTGCCGGCGAAGTTGGCTGAATTGCCGCCTCAATCCGTAATGCAAAAGATGTAAATGTTGGTGATACAATAACTCTGCTCGAAAATCCAGCCAGTTCACCGCTTCCAGGTTATAAAAAAATGGTACCTGTAATGTATACAGGATTTTATCCTATCGATTCACAACAATATAATCTTTTAAAAGACTCGCTTGAAAAAATTTCGCTTTCAGATTCGTCAATAATTTATGAGCCAGAGTCATCAAAAGCGCTTGGTTTTGGTTTTCGCATTGGGTTTTTAGGCCTTTTACATATGGAAATATTGCAAGAACGTCTTGAAAGAGAGTTTAATGTCGGAATTATTGCAACAGCGCCCTCTGTAGAATTTGAAATAACTCGAACTAACGGTGAGATTCAAAAAATTTCCAATCCAAGTTTGTTTCCTGAACCTAATTTTATTAGCGAAATTAGGGAACCTTATATTTTGGCTAAAATTTTTCTGCCTGATGAATTTTTAGGTGCAATTATGGGACTTTGTCAAGATCGCCGTGGAATTTATGTTGATCTTGAATATATTGATGATTTTCGTCGCCGTTTAATTTATAAATTACCATTAGTTGAAGTGATTTTTGACTTTTTTGATCGGCTAAAATCACTTTCAAAAGGTTATGCTTCTTTTGAATATGAGCTAATTGGATTGCAACCTTCAAAATTAGTTAAGTTAGATATTTTACTTAATGGTCAAAAAATTGATGCCCTTTCAATGATAGTTCATAAAGATTTTTCTTATCCAAAAGCGCGTGATTTAACGCAAAAATTAAAAGAAATAATTCCAAGACATTCATTTGAAGTGCCAGTTCAGGCCGTTATTGGTTCAAAAGTTATTGCTCGCGAGACAATTAAGGCTTATCGTAAAGATGTTACTGCCAAATTATATGGTGGTGATGTTACAAGAAGAAAAAAACTTTTAGAAAAACAAAAAGCCGGAAAAAAACGAATGAAGTCATTCGGGGTTGTTGATGTTCCCCAAGAAGCATTTTTAGCAATTTTAAAAACTAATATTAACGAAAAATAG
- a CDS encoding HU family DNA-binding protein, whose translation MNKKELIEQIANETNLPVKNVELVLNQFFGITADVVKKQGKLVINSFGTFQGVFKPASSSFNPLTKSQITVEAKTTIRFKPSKVLKDYIA comes from the coding sequence ATGAACAAAAAAGAACTAATTGAACAAATAGCTAACGAAACAAATTTGCCTGTGAAAAATGTTGAGCTTGTTTTAAATCAATTTTTTGGAATAACAGCTGATGTTGTAAAAAAACAAGGAAAATTAGTGATAAATTCTTTTGGAACATTCCAAGGAGTTTTTAAACCTGCCTCTTCATCTTTTAATCCGCTCACTAAAAGTCAGATTACAGTCGAAGCTAAAACAACAATAAGATTTAAACCTTCAAAAGTTTTAAAAGATTATATTGCCTAA
- the der gene encoding ribosome biogenesis GTPase Der — translation MKNLVALVGKANVGKSTLFNRIVGKKISITDPTPGVTRDRIYENARWNSKDFTLIDTGGIQIETKNFQELIRIQLQIAIEEAQILIWVLDGTAGIDSEDHFVLNLLRKSQKKIILVANKLDNSKNFDPSIYELGFEKIFGISALHGQGVGDLLDFLVSNFEKTTKNQQSFFKLAIIGRPNAGKSSLLNRILGQNRSIISDIPGTTRDSISGLWKIEGETFEIIDTAGIKKKSKLVESVDFYALLRAFRSLDDADLSLILIDATQDLHHFDLRIAGYAWERNKPIIIVINKWDLIEKNTLTQQQFVKKIREKFKFLDWAPVIFISAKTGEKIHKLAEQILETKKNLSKKIPTNHLNQFLMEIQLIQPHPNVNGKKVFFNFISQISAKIPSFVFFVTDKNLVHFSYQRYIDNQIRKYFDFFGCPIKIIYKNIKKSGKIS, via the coding sequence ATGAAAAACTTAGTCGCCCTTGTTGGCAAAGCAAATGTCGGAAAATCAACACTTTTTAATCGAATAGTTGGAAAAAAAATTTCAATTACCGATCCAACCCCTGGTGTTACAAGAGACCGAATTTACGAAAACGCGCGCTGAAATAGCAAGGATTTTACCTTAATTGACACAGGTGGAATTCAAATTGAAACTAAAAATTTTCAAGAACTAATTAGAATTCAACTCCAAATTGCAATTGAAGAGGCACAAATTTTAATTTGAGTTCTTGACGGAACAGCGGGAATTGATTCTGAAGATCATTTTGTCCTGAATTTATTGCGAAAATCGCAAAAAAAGATAATTTTAGTGGCAAATAAACTTGATAATTCCAAAAATTTTGATCCAAGTATTTATGAACTTGGATTTGAAAAAATTTTTGGAATTTCAGCTTTGCACGGTCAAGGTGTTGGTGATCTTCTTGATTTTTTGGTTAGTAATTTTGAAAAAACTACCAAAAATCAGCAATCTTTTTTTAAATTAGCAATCATTGGTAGACCCAACGCTGGAAAATCTAGCCTTTTAAATCGAATTTTAGGTCAAAATCGTTCAATAATTTCTGACATTCCGGGAACCACGCGCGATTCGATTTCTGGGCTGTGAAAAATAGAAGGCGAAACTTTTGAAATAATTGACACTGCTGGAATCAAAAAAAAATCTAAACTAGTAGAATCTGTTGATTTTTACGCGCTTTTACGCGCTTTTCGGTCTCTTGATGATGCTGATCTTAGTTTAATTTTAATTGATGCTACTCAAGATCTTCATCATTTTGACCTTAGAATTGCCGGATATGCCTGAGAAAGAAACAAACCGATTATAATTGTTATTAATAAATGAGACTTGATCGAGAAAAATACCTTAACTCAACAGCAATTTGTTAAAAAAATACGTGAAAAATTTAAATTTCTCGATTGAGCCCCAGTAATTTTTATTTCAGCAAAAACCGGTGAAAAAATTCATAAACTTGCTGAACAAATTTTAGAAACTAAAAAAAATTTATCAAAAAAAATACCAACAAACCACTTAAATCAATTTTTAATGGAAATTCAGCTAATTCAGCCACACCCGAATGTCAATGGGAAAAAGGTATTTTTCAATTTTATTAGTCAAATTAGCGCTAAAATTCCGAGTTTTGTGTTTTTTGTAACTGACAAAAATTTGGTTCATTTTTCATATCAGCGCTATATTGATAACCAAATTCGAAAATATTTTGATTTTTTTGGCTGTCCAATAAAAATTATTTATAAAAATATAAAAAAAAGTGGTAAAATAAGTTAA
- the cmk gene encoding (d)CMP kinase translates to MSFKKINIAIDGPSGVGKSSIAKQIALKFNYLFINTGALYRAVALFCQNHKINAEKESQVTKKWDPNVLLLDKNGDVWLENQNVTELLRDDLISKNAAIIAQYGKIRADITQLLHDFQRNNKGLVVEGRDTTYNIMPDADLKIFLWGDAQTRAKRRLKQNACLNLETNFPEVLKSIERRDYLDMSRKINPLKKTIDSVFIDTTNFNQDEIVEQISKLVLRKISQMEN, encoded by the coding sequence ATGTCTTTTAAAAAAATAAATATTGCAATTGACGGACCTTCAGGGGTTGGAAAATCTAGTATTGCCAAACAAATAGCACTTAAATTTAATTATTTATTTATAAATACAGGCGCACTTTATCGTGCAGTTGCCTTATTTTGCCAAAATCACAAAATTAATGCTGAAAAAGAAAGTCAAGTAACAAAAAAATGAGATCCTAATGTTTTGTTACTTGATAAAAACGGTGATGTTTGGCTTGAAAATCAAAATGTAACTGAATTGCTACGTGATGATTTAATTTCAAAAAATGCGGCAATAATCGCTCAGTATGGCAAAATTCGCGCTGATATTACCCAGCTTTTACACGATTTTCAAAGAAATAACAAAGGACTTGTCGTTGAAGGTCGCGATACAACTTATAATATTATGCCAGATGCAGATTTAAAAATTTTTCTATGAGGCGATGCCCAAACGCGCGCAAAAAGGCGCTTAAAGCAAAATGCTTGTTTAAATTTGGAAACAAATTTTCCCGAAGTTCTAAAATCAATTGAGCGCCGCGATTATCTTGATATGTCACGGAAAATAAATCCACTAAAAAAAACTATTGATTCAGTTTTTATTGACACAACCAACTTTAATCAAGATGAAATTGTCGAGCAAATTTCAAAATTAGTCCTAAGAAAAATTTCGCAAATGGAAAATTAA
- a CDS encoding DnaJ C-terminal domain-containing protein has product MAKQDYYKTLGIDKNATLSDIKKAYRNLVNIYHPDKNTKKSPEEQKQAEEKFKEIQEAYEILSDDSKRSQYDRYGHSAFDQQAGGGGGFSGFSGFDFADIFSSFTSGFGFGGSRRSQKYSGPLRGENLTARIYISFIESILGTKISQKLTKYSQCDQCKGSGANSDSDIKTCSNCHGQGVQTEVINIPGFGRMQNQTTCSVCSGSGKTVTKSCKKCRGKTIIETKEEIEISIPAGIRDGMFIRVAGFGGPGHKGGPSGDLNIEINVRAHKYFSRSGNDIHVEMPVSIIDVINENKVEVPSPTGMKSLQLYSHYKSGQTVIIARAGAPDPQNQRIIGDLRVKLVFYVPEFSSRQKNELNQVFSQIKDKVKAKWLKEFQ; this is encoded by the coding sequence ATGGCAAAACAAGATTACTATAAAACTTTAGGAATTGACAAAAACGCAACATTATCTGATATTAAAAAAGCCTACCGAAACTTAGTTAATATTTACCACCCTGATAAAAACACAAAAAAATCACCTGAAGAACAAAAACAAGCTGAAGAAAAATTCAAAGAAATTCAAGAAGCATACGAAATTCTTTCTGATGATTCAAAAAGAAGTCAATATGACCGTTATGGCCATTCAGCTTTTGATCAACAAGCTGGGGGTGGTGGAGGCTTTTCTGGGTTTTCAGGTTTTGATTTTGCTGATATTTTTTCAAGTTTTACTTCCGGTTTTGGTTTTGGTGGTTCGCGACGAAGCCAAAAATACAGCGGCCCTTTAAGAGGTGAAAATTTAACTGCCCGAATTTATATTAGCTTTATTGAGTCAATTTTAGGCACAAAAATCAGCCAAAAACTTACTAAATATTCCCAATGTGACCAGTGTAAAGGTTCGGGCGCAAATTCTGACTCAGACATAAAAACTTGTTCAAACTGTCATGGACAAGGAGTTCAAACCGAAGTCATTAACATTCCTGGATTTGGTCGTATGCAAAATCAAACAACTTGTTCGGTGTGTTCAGGAAGTGGAAAAACTGTTACAAAAAGTTGCAAAAAGTGCCGTGGAAAAACAATAATTGAAACCAAAGAAGAAATTGAAATTTCAATTCCCGCCGGAATTAGAGACGGAATGTTCATTCGGGTTGCAGGATTTGGTGGTCCTGGTCACAAAGGCGGGCCTTCTGGCGATCTTAATATTGAAATTAATGTTCGCGCGCACAAATACTTTTCAAGATCAGGAAATGACATTCATGTTGAGATGCCGGTTTCAATAATTGATGTTATTAATGAAAATAAAGTCGAAGTTCCTAGTCCAACTGGAATGAAAAGTTTGCAGCTTTATAGTCATTATAAGTCAGGGCAGACCGTAATTATTGCCCGCGCAGGTGCGCCTGATCCACAAAATCAAAGAATAATCGGCGATTTACGGGTAAAATTAGTTTTTTATGTTCCTGAATTTAGCAGTCGACAAAAAAACGAACTCAACCAAGTTTTTAGCCAAATAAAAGATAAAGTCAAAGCAAAATGGCTAAAAGAGTTTCAATAA
- the dnaK gene encoding molecular chaperone DnaK: MAKEIILGIDLGTTNSVVSIIENQKPVVLENPNGKRTTPSVVAFKNGEEIVGDAAKRQLETNPEAIASIKRLMGSDKTVRANDRDYKPEEISAKILAYLKEYAEKKIGHKVSKAVITVPAYFDNAQREATKNAGKIAGLEVARIINEPTAAALAFGLDKTEKEMKVLVYDLGGGTFDVSVLELSNGTFEVLSTSGDNHLGGDDWDNQIVDWMIKRIKEEYDFDAKSDKMALTRLKEEAEKTKINLSNQSVSTISLPFLGLGKNGPINVELELKRSDFEKMTAHLIDRTRKPIVDALKQAKIEASELDEVLLVGGSTRMPAVQTMIEHTLNKKPNRSINPDEVVAIGAAIQGGVLAGDISDVLLLDVTPLTLGIETLGGVSTPLIPRNTTIPVTKSQIFSTAEDNQTEVTISVVQGERQLAADNKMLGRFNLSGIEPAPRGLPQIEVSFSIDVNGITTVSAKDKKTGKEQTITIKNTSTLSEEEINRMIQEAEENREADAIKKDKIETTVRAEGLINQLEKSITDQGEKIDPKQKELLEKQIQELKDLVKEEKIDELKTKLDQIEQAAQAFAQASAQQANNASETDSQDSNTIDAEIKQN; the protein is encoded by the coding sequence ATGGCAAAAGAAATAATTTTAGGTATTGACCTAGGAACAACCAACTCAGTTGTTTCAATTATCGAAAATCAAAAACCAGTCGTTCTTGAAAATCCAAACGGGAAAAGAACAACTCCTTCTGTTGTTGCCTTTAAAAATGGTGAGGAAATTGTTGGTGATGCGGCAAAACGTCAATTAGAAACAAATCCTGAAGCAATTGCATCTATTAAAAGATTAATGGGTAGTGATAAAACCGTTCGCGCTAACGATAGAGACTATAAACCTGAAGAAATTTCAGCAAAAATTCTTGCATATTTAAAAGAATATGCTGAAAAAAAGATTGGTCACAAAGTTTCAAAAGCTGTTATCACAGTTCCTGCTTATTTTGATAATGCTCAACGTGAAGCAACAAAAAATGCCGGAAAAATTGCAGGATTAGAAGTTGCAAGAATAATTAACGAACCAACAGCAGCTGCACTAGCATTTGGTCTTGATAAAACAGAAAAAGAAATGAAAGTGCTTGTTTATGACTTAGGTGGTGGAACTTTTGACGTTTCAGTGCTTGAATTATCTAACGGAACTTTTGAAGTTTTATCAACAAGTGGCGATAACCATTTAGGTGGTGATGACTGAGATAATCAAATTGTTGACTGAATGATTAAAAGAATTAAAGAAGAGTACGATTTTGATGCAAAAAGCGACAAAATGGCACTTACTCGTCTAAAAGAAGAAGCTGAAAAAACCAAAATTAACCTATCAAATCAAAGTGTTTCTACAATTTCCTTACCATTTTTAGGTCTAGGAAAAAATGGTCCAATTAACGTTGAGCTTGAACTAAAAAGATCAGACTTTGAAAAAATGACAGCCCACCTAATTGACCGAACAAGAAAACCAATTGTTGACGCCCTAAAACAAGCTAAAATTGAAGCAAGTGAGCTTGATGAAGTTCTTCTTGTTGGTGGATCAACACGTATGCCAGCTGTTCAGACAATGATTGAACACACTTTAAATAAAAAGCCAAATCGTTCAATAAATCCTGATGAAGTTGTGGCAATTGGTGCTGCAATTCAAGGTGGAGTTCTTGCTGGTGACATTAGTGATGTTTTATTATTAGACGTTACTCCTTTAACTTTAGGAATTGAAACCTTAGGTGGAGTTTCAACCCCATTAATTCCAAGAAATACAACAATTCCGGTAACAAAATCACAAATTTTCTCAACAGCTGAAGACAATCAAACCGAAGTTACAATTTCTGTAGTTCAAGGTGAAAGACAACTTGCAGCTGATAATAAAATGTTAGGTCGCTTTAATCTTTCAGGAATCGAGCCTGCTCCTCGTGGTCTTCCACAAATTGAAGTTAGTTTTTCAATTGATGTTAACGGAATTACAACTGTTTCAGCAAAAGATAAAAAAACTGGAAAAGAACAAACAATCACAATTAAAAATACTTCAACTTTATCTGAAGAAGAAATTAACAGAATGATTCAAGAAGCCGAAGAAAATCGTGAAGCTGATGCAATTAAAAAAGATAAAATTGAAACAACAGTTCGTGCCGAAGGTCTTATTAATCAACTTGAAAAATCAATAACTGATCAAGGTGAAAAAATTGATCCAAAACAAAAAGAACTTCTTGAAAAACAAATCCAAGAACTTAAAGATCTTGTAAAAGAAGAAAAAATTGATGAACTAAAAACAAAATTAGACCAAATTGAGCAAGCAGCCCAAGCTTTTGCCCAAGCAAGCGCTCAACAAGCTAATAATGCAAGTGAAACTGATTCTCAAGATTCAAACACAATTGATGCTGAAATCAAACAGAACTAA